ACTAGGACGCGCGCTACAGCGGCGCAAACCGGCCGTCGGCCTCCGGCAGGTACGGGGTGATCATTCTCACGGCCGCGGCCGGCAGCGGGCCGTACAGGTGCGGGAAGAGCATCGCGTCGGGGTCGCCGGGCACGCCCGGTTCCCAACGCAGCGGCGCGTCGAGCTTTTCCGGATTCAGGTACAGCAGTACCAGATCGGTCCGGCCGGCATAGAGCCGGTTGGCGGGCAGATGAACCTGCTCAGGCGTGGAGAGATGGACGAAACCCGCCTCCTGCAGCGACGGCGGCCGGTACTGCCCGCCCGGGGGAACCGCGGACCAGTCGGACGCCGAACAGATGTGCACCAACGCGCCGCTACTCTCGGACATGACCCCAGCGTGCCGCACCGGCACGCCGGACCGAAGGTGAGACGCGACACACCGGTGAACGCCGGGGGAACAACGCCCGATCGCCGTACGTCTGACAGAGTAGAGACAAGCAAGGCAAGGAACGGAGGCGCCATGACCGCAACGCTGACCAGTCCCGAACTGACCCGGGCTGACCGCTGCGACCGCTGCGGAGCTGCCGCCCGCGTACGCGCGACGCTCCCCTCCGGAGCCGAGCTGCTCTTCTGCCAGCATCACGCCAACGAGCACGAGGCCAAGCTGATCGAACTCGCCGCGGTGCTGCAAACCAGCGCCACCGAGCTGTAACGGCCATCTTCGAAAGTCGCGCTTCGCAGATTCACCCGGAGTCAGGAATGCTGGTCTGGTCATGAGTGACCAGACCAGCAAACCATCTCGACACCACATCGCCCGCGTCTGGAAACGGACGCTGTCGAAGGCATGGGATGACTCGATCTTCTCGGAGTCCGCCCAGGCCGGCTTCTGGTCGGTGCTCTCGCTGCCGCCCCTGCTGCTCGGCATGCTGGGCAGCCTGGCCTATATCGCACCACTGTTCGGTCCCGGCACCCTGTCGATGATCGAGGAGCGGCTGATCAGCACGGCCGCCAGCTTCTTCTCGGACAACGTCGTCACCGAGATCATCGAGCCGACAATGCGCGACATCGTGCAGGGTGCGCGCGGCGAGGTGGTCTCGCTGGGGTTCGTGATCTCGCTGTGGGCGGGCTCCTCGGCGATCTCCGCGTTCGTCGACGCCATCGTGGAGGCCCACGACCAGACCCCGCTGCGGCATCCGGTGCGCCAGCGGTTCTATGCGCTGGGCCTCTACGTGGTGGGGCTGCTCATCATCATCGTCACGGCACCGTTCGTGGCGCTGGGACCGCGCAAGATCGCCGAGTACATCCCGGAAAGCTGGTCGGACGTCCTGCGTTTCGGCTACTACCCGGCGCTGGCCCTCGGATTCGTCGTCGCGATCACGATCTTGTACCGGGTGTCGCTGCCGCGGCCGCTGCCGACGCACCGCCTGATCCTCGGTGCGGCCCTGGCCACCACCGTCTTCATGCTCGCCACGGTGGGCCTGCGGATCTATCTCAGCTCGATCACCCGCACCGGCTACACCTACGGCGCCTTGGCCACCCCCATCGCCTTCCTGTTGTTCGCGTTCTTCCTCGGCTTCGCGATCATGCTGGGAGCCGAACTCAACAACGCCATCGAGGAGGAGTGGCCGGCGCCGGAGACCCACGCCCGCAAGTTGCGCACCTGGCTGGAGGAAAAGGCCAATCAGAAGAACGGCCAGCGGGCCGAGGCGGCGGACAAGCCCGACCGCGCGGACCGACCCGGCGGGCCACCCCCGCGCGAGGAACCCTCGCGGTCTACTTCTTGAGCTGCTCGTAGATGCGCTTGCAGTCCGGGCACACCGGCGAGCCCGGCTTGGCCGACTTGGTGACCGGGAAGACCTCACCGCACAGCGCGACCACGTGGGTCCCCATCACGGCGCTCTCGGCGATCTTGTCCTTCTTCACGTAGTGGAAAAACTTCGGCCGGTCGCCGTCGGTCCCGTCGTCGACGCGTTCGTCGGTATCTGGGCGCTCGATCGTCTGGGTCTGCATAGATGACATTCTGCCGCAGAAAATTACGGCCGGGGAACCGGTCGCGCCACGGCCGTCCAACTGTGCGACAGTGGAGTGATGAAGCACAGCCAGGAGCTGGGTTTCGACGACGAAGGTCGGCCGGTACTCATCACGCGCGCAGCCATCCCCTACGAGGAGGAGCATCGCGCGCGGGTTCGCAAGTACTTGATCATGATGTCCTGCCGGGTTCCCGCCCTGCTACTGGCCGCGTGGGCCTACAGCGTGTGGCACAACGGCTGGATCTCGCTGGCAATCGTCGCCATCTCCATCCCGCTGCCCTGGATGGCGGTGTTGATCGCCAACGATCGGCCGCCGCGCAGCGCCGACGAGCCGCGTCGTTACGATCCGTCGCCGCACGCGGCCATCGCCGGCGCCGACCACCCCGCCATCGAACCCACCTACATCGACGCCGAGATCGACGCCGACCCCGGGGACCAGAAACCGGCCGATGCACCCCGGTCGAGCGGTTCGGCCGATTCCGGCACCGAATCGCCCGGCTGAGGAACGTTCTTTTTCCATTCTCAGCGCATTCTCAGGTCGATTCATCATTTCTGCACGTCAGACGGTGTGAAACCGCGGCGTTGTGGGAACTCTTTCCTCCATTGGGGCGTTAGAACCATTGACAGTTCGAGCCACTCTAAGGAGGCCGATATGGCGAATGCCGCCGCAACCCGGATCGATGGCGATCTGGACGCTCAGAGCCCAGCCGCCGACCTGGTACGGGTGTATCTGAACGGTATCGGCAAGACGGCGTTGCTCAACGCCGCCGATGAGGTGGAACTCGCCAAACGGATCGAGGCCGGGCTCTACGCCCAGCACCTGCTGGCCACCCGCAAGCGACTCGGCGAGAAGCGCAAGCAAGCTCTCGCCGAGGTGGTGCGCGACGGCCAGGCCGCGCGCAGCCACCTGTTGGAAGCCAACCTGCGTCTGGTGGTGTCGCTGGCCAAGCGCTACACCGGCCGCGGGATGCCGTTGCTGGACCTGATCCAGGAGGGCAACCTCGGGCTCATCCGCGCGATGGAGAAGTTCGACTACGCCAAGGGCTTCAAGTTCTCGACCTACGCCACCTGGTGGATTCGCCAGGCCATCACGCGCGGCATGGCCGACCAGAGCCGGACCATCCGGTTGCCCGTCCACCTGGTGGAGCAGGTCAACAAGCTGGCCCGGATCAAGCGCGAGATGCACCAGCAGCTGGGCCGGGAGGCCTCCGACGAGGAGCTGGCCGAGGAGTCGGGCATCCCCGTGGAGAAGATCAACGACCTGCTCGAGCACAGCCGCGACCCGGTGAGCCTGGACATGCCGGTGGGCTCCGACGAGGAGGCCCCGCTGGGTGACTTCATCGAGGACTCCGAGGCGCTGTCCGCGGAGAACGCCGTGATCGCCGAACTGCTCCACACCGACATCCGGCACGTGCTGGCCACGCTCGACGAGCGCGAACAGCAGGTGATCCGGCTGCGGTTCGGCCTGGATGACGGCCAGCCCCGCACGCTGGACCAGATCGGCAAACTGTTCGGTCTCTCGCGGGAGCGGGTGCGCCAGATCGAGCGCGAAGTGATGTCGAAGCTGCGCCAGGGCGACCGCGCCGATCGGCTACGCTCCTACGCCAGCTGACGAGAAACCGTTTCCGCACGTCAGTGTGCCCGCCGCTCCCCCCGGCGGGCACACTGCTGTGTGAGCGCCGCCCCCGACGTTGCGGGCCCCAATGCGCAGCTCGCCAAGTAGACTGGTCGCGACGGAGGGTGCCAGATGAACGATCTTGTAGATACCACCGAGATGTACCTTCGGACGATCTACGACCTTGAAGAAGAGGGCGTGATCCCGCTGCGGGCACGCATCGCCGAACGGCTGGAACAGAGCGGTCCGACCGTGAGCCAGACCGTGTCGCGGATGGAGCGTGACGGCCTGCTGCATGTTGCCGGGGACCGGCACCTCAAGCTCACCGAGAAGGGCCGGTCGCTGGCCGTCGCCGTGATGCGCAAGCACCGCCTGGCCGAACGGCTCCTGGTGGACGTCATCGGGCTCCCGTGGGAGGACGTCCACGCCGAGGCGTGCAAGTGGGAGCACGTGATGAGCGAGGAGGTCGAGCGCCGGCTGGTGGCCGTGCTCGACAACCCGACCGTCTCCCCCTTCGGCAACCCGATCCCTGGGCTCTCCGAGCTGGGGCTGGACCAATCCGGCCGCTTCGAGGACTACAACCTGGTCCGGCTCACGGAACTGCCCGCCGGCTCGCCGGTCGCGGTGGTGGTGCGCCAACTCACCGAACACGTCCAGGGCGACACGATGCTGATCAGCCGGCTCAAGGACGCCGGCGTGGTCCCCAACGCCCGTGTCACCGCCATCGTGAACCCGCCGGGCGAGGTCACCATCGTGATCCCGGGCCACGAGAACGTGGACCTGCCCCATGAGATGGCCCACGCGGTGAAGGTCGAGAAGGTCTAACCGGCCGCACGGGACGGCAGGCGCGGCGGCAGCCGTACCCCGAGCCGTCGGGCGAGCCGATATCCGGTGCCGGCGAGCTGGCGGATCTTTTCCGGACGCAGCCCGGCTTGCAGAGCGTCATCGAGCATCCCCGCCATCCGATGGGTGGCGTCGATCCGCAGCGCCTGTTCCAACGCCACCCCGGCCAGCGGCCCGTCCCCGCGCACGTAGGCGAAGAACGCGAGCAGCGTCAGCGCCTCCGCGCGCCAAGGCGCCGGCAATCCCTTGGCGAGGAGCACCCACAGCGTCTCCGCCCGACCCGCGGCCGCGCCGACCGCCAGGCCGTACAACGTGTCCCGAACGATCACGTCGGTCAACGCATAGGCCGGCACCGCGAGTTCGGCATCGGTGAGCACCGCCCCCGCGGCGACTCGATCGATCAGGGCCAGCACCGCCCGGACCGCCCGGCCGCTAGCCGCGTCCGGGTTCTCCGCCCGCTCGGCGTCGTCGGTCGCGGCGAGGTCGGCGATGGCCCGCGTGATGGCAACGGGGTCCCGGTCCAGATCGGCGGCGATCACGGATTGCAGTTCGCTGCGGCTGCCGTACAGGCGGCGACCTTCGACCACCGCGGCGACCGACAGCGGCGAGGACAACGGATCGTCGATGGCCCCGCCGGCCCCGCACCCGTCGACGCAGTGCCAGCGCCCGCCGGCGGCGATGCGGTCGACGACATGGGTGCCGAGCAGTTCCACGTCGTTGTCGGCCAACAGATCGTCGAGATCCGCGCACATCTGCTGGTATTCGTCGTTGCACAATCGGCACGGGGCGCCTTCGGCGTCGACGATGACGGCGATGACCGCGTCGGCGTGCGAGGCCGCCGCGACATCGACGAGGTGGGTGAGATCGCCGCCGAGGCAATCGGCCAGATCGACGCGCATCACCGCGCCCATCTGACCCTCGTCGACGCCGACCAGCACGAGCGACTTCTCCGGGGCGAAGCCCAGGACCGCGGGAATGGCCGCGATGAGGGCCGCGGGCCGCCGGAGCACGAAATCGGGGTTCTGCGATGTCATGCCCGCACGGTCGCAACCGGCACCGTCGCCGACGGCTCCCGACGGCCCCGATCGCCGCGATGCTGTGGAGCAACGCCGGACTGTGTATGGACGATCACCCCGCCCGCCCCGATGCCCGGGGGTTCAGCACTGGGCGAAATCGGGATTGCCCGCCGCACGTGCCGTGTTGACATCGGTGTGTCGCGGTCCCGACTGTGTTTGCTGCGACCATTTGGGGGACAATCAGAGGTAACGGCCGGTAGCCGACGGGTTGCCCAGCCGTAACGAGGAGGCGAGACATATGGCTCACGTACCAGGTCACGATCAGCCCGAGCAGACCGGTATGTACGAGTTGGAGTTTCCCGCGCCACAGCTGTCCAATGCCGATGGCCGCGGGCCCGTGCTGATCCACGCGCTGGAAGGCTTTTCCGATGCGGGGCATGCGATCAAGTTGGCGGCCGCCCATCTCAAGGAGGCCCTCGACACCGAACTGGTGGCCTCGTTCGCGATCGACGAACTGCTCGACTACCGCGCGCGACGGCCGTTGATGACGTTCAAGACCGACCACTTCACCGACTACGAGGATCCGGAGTTGTCGCTGTTTGCGCTCCGCGACAGCGTCGGCACGCCGTTTCTGCTGTTGGCCGGCATGGAGCCGGACCTGAAGTGGGAACGCTTCATCAGCGCGGTGCGCCTGCTGGCCGAGCGGCTCGACGTCCGGCGCACCATCGGGCTCGGCGCCATCCCCATGGCGGTCCCGCACACCCGCCCGATCACCCTGACCGCACACTCCAACGATCGCGAGTTGATCGCCGAGCACACGCCGTGGGTGGGCGAGGTCCAGGTACCCGGGAGCGTCTCGAGCCTGCTGGAGTACCGGATGGCCCAGCACGGCCACGAGGTCGTCGGGTTCACCGTGCACGTTCCGCACTACCTGGCCCAGACCGCCTACCCCGCCGCGGCCCAGGCGCTGCTCGACGAGGTGGCCCGCTCGGCCGCCCTGGAATTGCCGACGCAGGCCTTGACCCAGGCCGCCGCCGAGGTCCGCGCCAAGATCGACGAGCAGGTCGAGGCCAGCCCGGAGGTCGCGCAGGTGGTGAGCGCGCTGGAGCAGCAGTACGACGCGTTCGTGGCCGCGCAGGAGAACCGGTCGCTGTTGGCGCGTGACGAAGACCTGCCCAGCGGCGACGAACTCGGCGCCGAGTTCGAGCGCTTCCTGGCCCAGCAGTCGGGCGAGCGCTCCAAGGACCCGTTCTCCGAGGACGATTAGCGCAGCCGCCGAACTCGGCGGGCGACCCCAGTAGAGTCGGGCCATGGCTACCGACGTGACAGTGCTGCGGGTGTTCACCGACCCTGCGGGCGGTTTCGGCAATCCGCTGGGCGTGGTGGACGCGGCGACGGTCGCTCCCGCCGACCGCCAGCGTCTCGCCGCCGAATTGGGCTACAGCGAAACCATATTCATCGACCTGCCGGCCGAGGGCGCAGCGACAACGACGGCGCGCATCTTCACCCCCGTCGCCGAGTTGCCGTTCGCCGGGCACCCCACCGTGGGCGCCGCGTGGTGGTTGCGCGACCGGGGGCTGCCGGTGCACACGCTGCAGGTCCCGGCCGGCATCGTGCAGATCAGCTACGACTTGGGGGCCCAGAAGCGCACCGCGATCAGCGCCCGGGCGGAGTGGTCACCGGAGTTCGCGATCCACGACGTGGCGTCGGTCGACGAACTGCTCGCCGCGGATCCCGACGACTACTCCGACGACGTCGAGCACTACCTGTGGACCTGGACCGACAAGTCCGCGGGCGAGATCCGCGCGCGGATGTTCGCCCCGAGCATCGGGATTCCGGAGGATGAGGCCACCGGGTCGGCGGCGGTGCGGATCACCGACTACCTGAGCCAGGATCTGGTGATCACCCAGGGCAAGGGTTCGATCATCGAAACCCAGTGGAACTCCGAGGGCTGGGTCCGGGTCGCCGGCAACGTCGTTGATGACGGTGTCCGCCACGTCGAGTGACGTGGCCCAGCTCGGTCAGCCCGCCGCCAGACCCTCGCGGTGGCGCCGCAGCGCCTGGATCTCACGCTCGAAGTCATCGGCCGAGGTGAAGGACCGGTACACCGAGGCGAACCGCAGATAGGCCACCTCGTCGAGTTCCCGCAGCGGACCGAGAATTGCCAGCCCCACCTCGTTGCTGGGCACCTCGGGGCCCGAGGCCCGCACCGCGTCTTCGACCTGCTGGGCCAGCAGGTTCAACGCGTCGTCGTCGACCTGACGGCCCTGACAGGCCCGCCGCACCCCGCTGATCACCTTTTCGCGGCTGAACGGTTCGGTGACGCCGCTGCGCTTGACCACCGCCAGCACCGCGGTCTCCACCGTGGTGAACCGCTTACCGCACTCCGGACACGAGCGACGCCGCCGGATGGCCTGCCCCTCATCGGTCTCGCGCGAGTCGACGACTCGGGAATCCGGGTGCCGGCAGAAAGGACAGTGCATGTCCGCTCCTTCATTGCGCCGGCATTGCGATGACGTGAACGACTCAGAGACTACCTGCGCCCGCCTGCCGCGGGCCACCGAGCCAAGCTCCACCACGCTCATGGGATCTCAACCTTCGAACGCTCGGGCGCTCAGCCCACCGGCGCGATCAGGGTCTGACCCGCATCGATCACCGGTGACTGCAGCTCGTTGAGTTCACGGATCCGTTCGACCACGCTGCTGACCGGAGCCTCCGGCGCGACCCGCGCCGCCAGGTGGGCCAGCGTCTCCCCCGACTTCACCTGGACCACCGCCAGCTGGTCCGGGACCGGTGCGGTGGCGTCGCGCACCGTCTCGCCGAACTGGGCCACCGCGCCCAGCCAGACCGTGATGAGGGCGGCCAGCAGGGCCAGCCCGACCACGGTGACCGGCGTGACCTGCTTGGCCGGCCGGCGGGTGTGCACCGCACGCGAGACCCGTACGCCGGTGCCGCGGTAGCGCGGGGTCATCGGCGCCGGGCGGTGCGGTCCGGGGCGGCTGCCGTCGACCACGCGGGGCAGGGCACGCCGCCGCGGGGTCCGGGGCGCCGCAGCCCCGAAATCAATCGGTGTGGCGTCGTCAAAAGCGGTGTCCCATGCCTGCGGGTGAACGCTGGTGCGTGTCATGTCCGATCCTTTCGGTCGATGCGAGCCGTACATCCGTTCGCTCCTATGTTCGAAACGCTAATCGATCATCTGTTCGACCGGAAGCTCGAAACCGAACATGTGATCGAACCGTAGCCGAACGATAAACCCGGCCACCGACAACGGACGGCGGCGCCGACCCCAGGGACGGTCAGGGGCGACACGCCTCGAACACATGTTTGATTATCGGGGTCGGGAGGACTAAATTCATCGACATGGCTGACACCGAATCCGGCAGCACCTCCGCAGACGCCAAGTCAGGTACCGGCGCCAAACGTGACGGCGCGCGCGACACCTCGCTCACCGAACGGCAGCGCACCATCCTCGAGGTGATCCGCGCCTCGGTGACCACCCGCGGCTATCCGCCCAGCATCCGCGAGATCGGTGATGCGGTCGGTCTGACGTCGACATCCTCGGTCGCACACCAGCTTCGGACGCTCGAACGCAAGGGCTACCTGCGCCGTGACCCCAACCGCCCCCGCGCGGTCGACGTGCGCGGTGTCGACGACGGGCCCCCGGCCGTGGTCACGGAGGTGGCGGGCTCCGACGCGTTGCCCGAACCCACCTTCGTCCCGGTGCTCGGGCGGATCGCCGCCGGCGGCCCCATCCTGGCCGAGGAAGCCGTCGAGGACGTCTTCCCACTGCCCCGCGAACTCGTCGGTGAGGGCTCGTTGTTCCTGCTCAAGGTGGTCGGCGAATCGATGGTCGACGCCGCGATCTGCGACGGCGACTGGGTGGTCGTCCGGCAGCAGAACGTCGCCGAGAACGGCGACATCGTCGCCGCGATGATCGACGGCGAGGCCACCGTGAAGACCTTCAAGCGGACCTCGGGTCAGGTGTGGCTGATGCCGCACAACCCGGCGTTCGACCCGATCCCCGGCAACGACGCGGCCGTGCTGGGCAAGGTCGTCACCGTCATCCGCAAGATCTGAGCGGCACGCTCAGTCGGCTCGGGTGAATCCGTTCGCCTCGGCCAGTTCCGCGCTGGCGAACCAGATTTCGGCGACCGTCTCGTCGTAACCCGGCGTGCCCGGCACGTGGTACCGGCTGGTCCGCATGCTGCCCTTGATCGGGTAGCCGTCCGGCGCCCGGTGCGGGTCGTCGAGCGGCAGGTGGATGGCCGGAGGTGCCGCGTCGACGGGTTCGTCGCGGTCGGGTTGCTCGGCCGGTTGGTGCTGATCCGGCGCGTCACCGGCGCGTCCGCCGAAGCGGACGTCGTCGGAGTATTCGGGGGCCGGCGGCGGCGCGGCGCCGTACACCGGAGCGAACAGCGAACCCGGGCCCGGCAGGTAATCGTCGTCCTCGGGCGGGTCCCACGAGCGACGTTGCTCGCCGCCGGAGGCCGCGTGACGACCACCGGAGGGCTCGGCCCCGCGGTCGTCCTCGGCCGATCCCACCACCCGGGTCGGGGCGGTGTCCACCGCGTCGGGGTCTTCCTCGTCGGGGCTCTCCGGCGCCCCCCTGTGGGTGAACAGCCCGTCGTCGCCGAGGTCGCCGAACCGGGTGGTGACCGGCGCCGCGGGCTCGCGCGCGGACCACACCGGCGGTTCCAGATAGCCGCCCTGCTGGTAGCCACCCTCGTAGCCGCCGTCGTCGTAGTCGTCGTCGTCCTCGACCTCGGCGAAGTCCGAGCGGGCCGACCACCGGTGGGGCTCGGGGCGGAAGTCGTCGTGCTCGTCGAGCAGGTCGGTGCGCCGTTCCTCGTCGCGATGGGACCGGGGCTCCTCGTCGTAGCCCTCGCCGTACCGGCCGTCATAGCGGGCGTCGTCGGCGTCCTCGTCGAAGTCGTCGTCGGCCCTTGCCGCGCGCCGGCGAGTCATCGCCATCCAGGCGTACAACGACCCGAACAGCAGCAGCGCCAGCGGGATGATCCACCACAGCCACCAGTTCTGCCAGGTGAAGCCGTCGTCCTCGGCCGGTGCCGGGGGTTCGGCCGGCGCGCTGGGCACCGGCGCGTTGGGGACCTCGAGCCCGGCCAGCGGTTCGGCGAGACCGGCGGGGTCGCTGCTGAAGGTGTTGTTGGCGCTGTCCCAGGAGAGTTCACCGCCGCTGAACGGCTGGGTGATGGTGGTGCCCTCGGTGTTCTGGTCGCCGGTGGGGACCCCCAACGCGCCGGTGGCGCCGCCGAGTTCGTCCCAGGCAGCCTTCATTGCGCCGCCCACGATCACCGCGCCGTGGTCCTTGGTCCAGAAGATCACCGGGTTGTCCGGGGCCGAGAACGCCTGCACCCGGCTGTCCGGCACACCGCCGTCGGCCTCGCTGCCGATCGGGAAACCGAAGTCGCCGGCGGGGCCGCCCGCGGCCTCGTACTTGGTCAGGATGTCGCCAGTGACGGCGAACGCGCCGGTCTCCGGGGTGTAGAAGACCTTGCCGCCGGCGAAGTCCTGACCGGTGCCGCCGGCGCCGATCGGGTACGGGCCGCCTGCGCGGGCGCCGAGCGGTCCGTTCGCACCACCGTTCGCGCGCCAGGCCGCGGCGATCGCCGAGGCGGGATCCGACGGAATCTGCAGGTTCGCCAGTTGGCCGGCGAGCTCGGGCGGCTCGGTGGTGAAGACCCGCGTGCGCGTGTCGAACGACAACTGCCCGCCGGTGAAACGCTGCGCGACGACGTCGCCGTTGTAGGCCTCGTCCTCGATCGGCACCCCGAGCACACCGGAGGATCCACCGAGCTGGTCCCAGGCCGCATTGATGGCGCCGCGCACCACCCACGCCCCCGTTTCCGGGGTCCAGAAGATCACCGGATTGTCGCCGGCGTTGAATGTCGAGTTGCGGCTCTCGGGGCTCACGCGGCCCGGGCCCTCGTCGATTTTGGGAAAGCCGAGATCGCTCTCGGCGGGTCCGCCCAGGGTCCGGTATTTCTCCAGAATGGCGCCGTGCATGACGCGCGCGCCGGTTGCCGGGGAAAAGAAAATCGCCCCGCCGGCGAAATTCTGTCCGAAGCCCTCGCCGGCCGGATAGACCTCACCCTCGCGCGGGCCCAGCTGAGAGGCCTCGCCGCCGGCGGCCTCCCACGCCGCGTTGATGGCGTTGGAGGCGTCGCTCTCCGGCGAAGCGGCGGCCAGCGGTGCATATAACACCGCGGTGGCCGCCGCCAACGCCAATCCCAATACCGCTCGGCTGATAAAGCCGAATGCCATTCGCTGCCGTGTCATCAAACCCACCCACGCTCTCCGACCGCTGCCCATCCGCATAGCGACCCGGCTGACGCCGCCCCCTTAATCAACGCAGCGTGAAGCCCTTTTGAGGTCATTTTGCAGACAATACCCACTGCCGCCGTAAATAACGTGGAGCCGCGACGGGTTTTGCGCGTTATTGATATCCGACGGTGATTTGGCGGCCTCGGCCTATTGGAGGGGGATCAGACCCCCAGTTTCCGACCGATGATTTCCTTCATGATCTCGGTGGTGCCGCCGAAGATGGTCTGCACGCGGGCGTCCAGGTACGCGCGGGCCACCGGGTATTCCCGCATGTAGCCGTATCCGCCGTGCAGCTGCAGGCATCGGTCGATCAGCTTCACCTGGGCTTCGGTGGCGTACCACTTGGCCATGGCGGCCTGCTCGGCCGACAGCCGCTCGTCGGTGTGCAGCTTGAGGAATTCGTCGACCATGATGCGGACCGCGGTGGCCTCGGTGGCCAGCTCGGCCAGCAGGAACCGGCTGTTCTGGAAGCTGCCGATCGGCTTGCCGAATGCCTTGCGCTCCTTGGTGTACTCGATGGTGTCCTCGAGGATCGCCTCCATGGCCGCGGCGGCGGAGATGGCGATCGT
This DNA window, taken from Mycolicibacterium sp. MU0050, encodes the following:
- a CDS encoding DUF952 domain-containing protein produces the protein MSESSGALVHICSASDWSAVPPGGQYRPPSLQEAGFVHLSTPEQVHLPANRLYAGRTDLVLLYLNPEKLDAPLRWEPGVPGDPDAMLFPHLYGPLPAAAVRMITPYLPEADGRFAPL
- a CDS encoding DUF7455 domain-containing protein, which encodes MTATLTSPELTRADRCDRCGAAARVRATLPSGAELLFCQHHANEHEAKLIELAAVLQTSATEL
- a CDS encoding YihY/virulence factor BrkB family protein, which codes for MSDQTSKPSRHHIARVWKRTLSKAWDDSIFSESAQAGFWSVLSLPPLLLGMLGSLAYIAPLFGPGTLSMIEERLISTAASFFSDNVVTEIIEPTMRDIVQGARGEVVSLGFVISLWAGSSAISAFVDAIVEAHDQTPLRHPVRQRFYALGLYVVGLLIIIVTAPFVALGPRKIAEYIPESWSDVLRFGYYPALALGFVVAITILYRVSLPRPLPTHRLILGAALATTVFMLATVGLRIYLSSITRTGYTYGALATPIAFLLFAFFLGFAIMLGAELNNAIEEEWPAPETHARKLRTWLEEKANQKNGQRAEAADKPDRADRPGGPPPREEPSRSTS
- a CDS encoding DUF3039 domain-containing protein encodes the protein MQTQTIERPDTDERVDDGTDGDRPKFFHYVKKDKIAESAVMGTHVVALCGEVFPVTKSAKPGSPVCPDCKRIYEQLKK
- a CDS encoding DUF3099 domain-containing protein translates to MKHSQELGFDDEGRPVLITRAAIPYEEEHRARVRKYLIMMSCRVPALLLAAWAYSVWHNGWISLAIVAISIPLPWMAVLIANDRPPRSADEPRRYDPSPHAAIAGADHPAIEPTYIDAEIDADPGDQKPADAPRSSGSADSGTESPG
- a CDS encoding sigma-70 family RNA polymerase sigma factor, yielding MANAAATRIDGDLDAQSPAADLVRVYLNGIGKTALLNAADEVELAKRIEAGLYAQHLLATRKRLGEKRKQALAEVVRDGQAARSHLLEANLRLVVSLAKRYTGRGMPLLDLIQEGNLGLIRAMEKFDYAKGFKFSTYATWWIRQAITRGMADQSRTIRLPVHLVEQVNKLARIKREMHQQLGREASDEELAEESGIPVEKINDLLEHSRDPVSLDMPVGSDEEAPLGDFIEDSEALSAENAVIAELLHTDIRHVLATLDEREQQVIRLRFGLDDGQPRTLDQIGKLFGLSRERVRQIEREVMSKLRQGDRADRLRSYAS
- a CDS encoding metal-dependent transcriptional regulator; translation: MNDLVDTTEMYLRTIYDLEEEGVIPLRARIAERLEQSGPTVSQTVSRMERDGLLHVAGDRHLKLTEKGRSLAVAVMRKHRLAERLLVDVIGLPWEDVHAEACKWEHVMSEEVERRLVAVLDNPTVSPFGNPIPGLSELGLDQSGRFEDYNLVRLTELPAGSPVAVVVRQLTEHVQGDTMLISRLKDAGVVPNARVTAIVNPPGEVTIVIPGHENVDLPHEMAHAVKVEKV
- a CDS encoding DUF4192 domain-containing protein; the encoded protein is MTSQNPDFVLRRPAALIAAIPAVLGFAPEKSLVLVGVDEGQMGAVMRVDLADCLGGDLTHLVDVAAASHADAVIAVIVDAEGAPCRLCNDEYQQMCADLDDLLADNDVELLGTHVVDRIAAGGRWHCVDGCGAGGAIDDPLSSPLSVAAVVEGRRLYGSRSELQSVIAADLDRDPVAITRAIADLAATDDAERAENPDAASGRAVRAVLALIDRVAAGAVLTDAELAVPAYALTDVIVRDTLYGLAVGAAAGRAETLWVLLAKGLPAPWRAEALTLLAFFAYVRGDGPLAGVALEQALRIDATHRMAGMLDDALQAGLRPEKIRQLAGTGYRLARRLGVRLPPRLPSRAAG
- a CDS encoding PAC2 family protein, giving the protein MAHVPGHDQPEQTGMYELEFPAPQLSNADGRGPVLIHALEGFSDAGHAIKLAAAHLKEALDTELVASFAIDELLDYRARRPLMTFKTDHFTDYEDPELSLFALRDSVGTPFLLLAGMEPDLKWERFISAVRLLAERLDVRRTIGLGAIPMAVPHTRPITLTAHSNDRELIAEHTPWVGEVQVPGSVSSLLEYRMAQHGHEVVGFTVHVPHYLAQTAYPAAAQALLDEVARSAALELPTQALTQAAAEVRAKIDEQVEASPEVAQVVSALEQQYDAFVAAQENRSLLARDEDLPSGDELGAEFERFLAQQSGERSKDPFSEDD
- a CDS encoding PhzF family phenazine biosynthesis protein, with the protein product MATDVTVLRVFTDPAGGFGNPLGVVDAATVAPADRQRLAAELGYSETIFIDLPAEGAATTTARIFTPVAELPFAGHPTVGAAWWLRDRGLPVHTLQVPAGIVQISYDLGAQKRTAISARAEWSPEFAIHDVASVDELLAADPDDYSDDVEHYLWTWTDKSAGEIRARMFAPSIGIPEDEATGSAAVRITDYLSQDLVITQGKGSIIETQWNSEGWVRVAGNVVDDGVRHVE
- the nrdR gene encoding transcriptional regulator NrdR, which produces MHCPFCRHPDSRVVDSRETDEGQAIRRRRSCPECGKRFTTVETAVLAVVKRSGVTEPFSREKVISGVRRACQGRQVDDDALNLLAQQVEDAVRASGPEVPSNEVGLAILGPLRELDEVAYLRFASVYRSFTSADDFEREIQALRRHREGLAAG
- a CDS encoding LysM peptidoglycan-binding domain-containing protein; the encoded protein is MTRTSVHPQAWDTAFDDATPIDFGAAAPRTPRRRALPRVVDGSRPGPHRPAPMTPRYRGTGVRVSRAVHTRRPAKQVTPVTVVGLALLAALITVWLGAVAQFGETVRDATAPVPDQLAVVQVKSGETLAHLAARVAPEAPVSSVVERIRELNELQSPVIDAGQTLIAPVG
- the lexA gene encoding transcriptional repressor LexA, with amino-acid sequence MADTESGSTSADAKSGTGAKRDGARDTSLTERQRTILEVIRASVTTRGYPPSIREIGDAVGLTSTSSVAHQLRTLERKGYLRRDPNRPRAVDVRGVDDGPPAVVTEVAGSDALPEPTFVPVLGRIAAGGPILAEEAVEDVFPLPRELVGEGSLFLLKVVGESMVDAAICDGDWVVVRQQNVAENGDIVAAMIDGEATVKTFKRTSGQVWLMPHNPAFDPIPGNDAAVLGKVVTVIRKI